The Sulfurimonas sp. genome includes a region encoding these proteins:
- a CDS encoding cobyric acid synthase, producing MKSISIFGTSSDAGKSTLGFAITYLLHHRGISVAPFKAQNVSNNSQVTDDGGEIAIPQYFAAEAIGLKTTSYMNPILLKSGGKSKAHLIINGKSLCNKDVWEYYRDIDTLKPIVKEAFLKLKEEYDCIVAEGAGSPVELNLMDKDLSNIFIADEFDTKIILVADIQRGGVFASIYGVYKLLPKKLRDNIIGVIVNKFQGDMTLFDEGRVIIEKKFGIKVLGVVPFKPFNLGFEDSESIMNYIQDTSRAKIKVGVIKLPHISNFTDFEPLIADKEVELVFISNASDIATCQVVVLPGSKRVVDDLLWLRERGFEKILSSKKQKIVAICGGYEMMFERILDPDAVESEFKEVFGFGRIKGEVVFAKEKIVKKGCYYLFGSMIDGYEIHNGVAKKRVVKKKNLYATFVHGIFENDEFRYRLFYKIDKTYEGYDFKEYKEKAIKEFAGHIDEYVDMDFIQKALTIQTIQRHSNC from the coding sequence TTGAAATCTATAAGTATATTCGGTACAAGCAGTGATGCCGGAAAATCTACTCTTGGCTTTGCTATAACCTATCTTCTGCATCATCGCGGCATCAGCGTTGCTCCTTTTAAAGCTCAAAATGTATCTAACAACTCACAAGTAACGGATGACGGGGGTGAGATAGCTATTCCTCAATACTTTGCAGCAGAAGCAATAGGGCTTAAAACGACTTCTTATATGAACCCTATTTTGCTAAAGTCCGGCGGAAAGTCAAAAGCACACCTTATCATAAACGGAAAGAGCCTATGCAACAAAGATGTTTGGGAGTATTACCGTGATATAGACACTCTAAAACCTATTGTAAAAGAGGCTTTTTTAAAGCTCAAAGAAGAGTATGATTGTATTGTTGCCGAGGGTGCGGGAAGTCCCGTTGAGCTAAACCTTATGGATAAAGATCTCTCAAATATCTTCATAGCAGATGAGTTTGATACCAAGATTATTTTAGTGGCGGATATTCAGCGAGGCGGAGTTTTTGCTTCTATCTACGGTGTTTATAAGCTGTTGCCGAAAAAACTGCGTGACAACATTATAGGCGTAATAGTCAACAAGTTTCAAGGCGATATGACTCTTTTTGATGAGGGAAGAGTCATCATAGAGAAAAAATTCGGCATAAAAGTTTTGGGTGTAGTACCGTTTAAACCTTTCAATCTCGGTTTTGAAGACAGCGAGTCGATTATGAACTATATTCAAGATACAAGCAGAGCAAAGATAAAAGTAGGCGTTATAAAACTTCCGCATATCAGCAACTTTACCGACTTTGAGCCTCTTATCGCGGACAAAGAGGTAGAGCTTGTTTTTATCTCAAATGCGAGTGATATAGCTACTTGTCAGGTCGTAGTTTTACCGGGAAGCAAAAGAGTGGTTGATGATTTGTTGTGGCTAAGAGAGCGGGGATTTGAGAAGATTTTAAGCTCAAAAAAACAAAAAATAGTAGCCATTTGCGGCGGTTATGAGATGATGTTTGAGAGGATTTTAGACCCTGATGCGGTAGAGTCCGAATTTAAAGAGGTTTTTGGTTTTGGGCGGATAAAGGGCGAGGTTGTTTTTGCCAAAGAGAAAATAGTAAAAAAAGGGTGCTATTATCTTTTTGGCTCAATGATAGACGGGTATGAGATACATAACGGAGTAGCAAAAAAGAGGGTAGTGAAGAAAAAAAATCTATACGCAACTTTTGTGCACGGGATTTTTGAAAATGATGAGTTTCGCTACAGACTGTTTTACAAAATAGATAAAACCTACGAGGGATATGATTTTAAAGAGTACAAAGAAAAAGCGATAAAAGAGTTTGCAGGGCATATAGATGAATATGTAGATATGGATTTTATACAAAAGGCACTCACTATACAAACCATTCAGAGACACTCAAATTGTTAA
- a CDS encoding DUF86 domain-containing protein — MFNTNRDWKLYAEDILQECENIKKFTDGVTYEEFTENLEKVYAVAKAFENIGEAVKQLPKEITKNYPNIPWSEIAKMRDVLTHHYFGLDDKVLWDTLDEDFEQFWQTVEEISKS, encoded by the coding sequence ATGTTTAATACAAACAGAGATTGGAAATTGTATGCAGAAGATATTTTGCAGGAGTGTGAAAATATCAAAAAATTCACAGACGGCGTAACATATGAGGAGTTCACAGAGAATTTAGAAAAAGTGTATGCTGTCGCAAAAGCCTTTGAAAATATAGGTGAAGCGGTAAAGCAGCTTCCAAAAGAGATTACAAAAAATTATCCGAACATTCCATGGAGCGAAATCGCTAAAATGAGAGATGTATTAACGCATCACTACTTCGGTTTAGATGATAAAGTCCTATGGGATACGCTAGACGAGGATTTTGAGCAGTTTTGGCAAACAGTAGAAGAAATATCTAAAAGTTAG
- a CDS encoding PhoH family protein, with translation MKKDKVYVIDTNIILQNLRNIANLSDNGSNIVVIPETVLLELEDKKKLPNELGYYSREFARFLASTKIKEIDYKPNYKVVKLYKDDIIIHIISKDKYETQIEQHHISESNDKRIIEVAEVARDYYKGQKVIFLSIDIYARTFALFKNIKTQTLNDDKSEVPEFAFVKSVPLESIYFNNLNLQPIKEIDGEYKKENFCYIFESSDGNSAYGIIVGERILVMDESDFNPLWVKPANLKQKFFVKAIMENAYNLLVIDAKAGSGKTLMSFVAAMRLIDKGLYDKIVYVRNSIESIDRGAEVGFLSGNDEKFRIYNMALNDTMEFIAKKRLKKGANADNPESIQSKIEELLSKYGIQTLWPGEARGRTLSDAIVIMDEWQNSSEKTTQLILSRLDESCMAIVIGSNRQIDNLYLNKYNNGLTTLLKQTREAHPELNMFAIELEKAVRGKFAEFSERIFEK, from the coding sequence ATGAAAAAAGATAAAGTTTATGTCATAGACACAAATATTATTTTGCAAAACCTGCGAAATATAGCTAACTTAAGCGATAACGGTTCTAACATAGTCGTGATACCGGAGACGGTACTGCTTGAACTTGAAGATAAAAAGAAACTCCCGAATGAACTTGGGTACTACTCAAGAGAGTTTGCCAGATTTTTAGCCTCCACAAAGATAAAAGAGATTGATTATAAGCCAAATTATAAGGTTGTAAAACTTTATAAAGATGATATTATCATTCACATCATCTCTAAAGACAAATACGAAACGCAAATCGAACAGCATCATATTTCAGAGAGCAACGATAAGAGGATTATAGAAGTTGCCGAGGTTGCAAGGGATTATTATAAAGGTCAAAAGGTTATATTTTTATCTATAGATATTTATGCCAGAACATTTGCGCTCTTTAAAAACATAAAAACTCAAACACTCAATGATGATAAAAGCGAAGTTCCGGAATTTGCTTTTGTAAAAAGCGTGCCTCTTGAATCTATTTACTTTAACAACTTAAATCTTCAACCCATTAAAGAGATAGACGGCGAATATAAAAAAGAGAACTTTTGCTACATATTTGAGTCAAGCGACGGAAACAGCGCTTACGGCATTATAGTCGGCGAGAGGATACTGGTAATGGATGAGAGCGATTTTAATCCTCTTTGGGTAAAACCGGCAAACCTGAAACAAAAATTTTTCGTGAAAGCCATTATGGAAAATGCCTATAATCTTCTAGTTATAGATGCAAAAGCCGGAAGCGGCAAAACGCTAATGTCATTTGTAGCGGCTATGCGGCTTATAGATAAAGGACTTTATGATAAAATAGTTTATGTGAGGAACTCTATTGAGTCGATTGACAGAGGAGCGGAAGTGGGATTTTTATCGGGAAACGATGAGAAATTTAGAATTTACAATATGGCACTGAACGATACGATGGAGTTTATAGCAAAAAAACGACTAAAAAAGGGAGCGAATGCCGATAATCCCGAATCAATACAATCAAAAATAGAGGAGTTGCTATCAAAATACGGTATCCAAACGCTATGGCCGGGGGAAGCAAGAGGACGAACTCTAAGCGATGCGATAGTAATTATGGATGAGTGGCAAAACAGCAGCGAAAAGACGACGCAGCTTATACTTTCACGACTTGATGAGAGTTGTATGGCAATCGTCATCGGTTCAAACAGGCAGATAGACAACCTTTACCTAAACAAATATAACAACGGGCTGACAACTCTGCTAAAACAGACGAGAGAGGCACATCCGGAGTTAAATATGTTTGCGATAGAGCTTGAAAAAGCAGTTCGCGGAAAATTTGCCGAGTTTAGCGAACGAATTTTTGAAAAATAA
- a CDS encoding nucleotidyltransferase family protein translates to MNKEQIIDYLKNKKPFLHEQFGISKIGLFGSYARGESTKNSDVDIIYEIDKNKKFSMFAYLKLNQYLEDNFHAKVDLVREATIKESLKNYISKDVIYV, encoded by the coding sequence ATGAATAAAGAACAAATTATAGATTATTTGAAAAATAAAAAACCATTCCTTCATGAGCAATTTGGGATAAGCAAAATAGGCTTATTTGGTTCATATGCAAGAGGCGAATCAACCAAAAATAGTGATGTTGACATTATTTATGAGATAGACAAAAATAAAAAATTTTCAATGTTTGCATATTTAAAATTAAATCAATATCTTGAAGATAACTTTCATGCTAAAGTTGACCTTGTAAGAGAGGCTACAATCAAAGAATCACTAAAAAATTATATATCAAAAGATGTGATATATGTTTAA